A genomic region of Microlunatus sagamiharensis contains the following coding sequences:
- a CDS encoding succinate dehydrogenase/fumarate reductase iron-sulfur subunit — translation MKITVRVWRQDGPEAEGRMVPYEVDEVSEHMSFLEMLDVLNERLTMQGEEPITFDHDCREGICGSCDLVIDGVPHGPQQTTTCQLHMRSFSDGDTIDVEPFRAGPFPVIKDLMVDRSAFDRIIQAGGFISAPTGTAPDAHAAPIPKNDADHAFDAATCIGCGACVAICPNGSSMLFTAAKVTHLGLLPQGQPERRSRVVDMINQQDAEGFGGCTNIGDCTAVCPKGIPFETISRLNRDLLGSLARGRD, via the coding sequence GTGAAGATCACGGTTCGTGTGTGGCGTCAGGACGGCCCCGAGGCCGAGGGCAGGATGGTGCCCTACGAGGTCGACGAGGTCAGCGAGCACATGAGCTTCCTCGAGATGCTCGACGTGCTCAACGAGCGGCTCACCATGCAGGGCGAGGAGCCGATCACCTTCGACCACGACTGCCGCGAGGGCATCTGCGGCAGCTGCGACCTGGTGATCGACGGCGTGCCCCACGGCCCGCAGCAGACCACCACCTGCCAGCTGCACATGCGCAGCTTCTCCGACGGCGACACGATCGACGTCGAGCCCTTCCGGGCCGGCCCGTTCCCGGTCATCAAGGACCTCATGGTCGACCGGAGCGCCTTCGACCGGATCATCCAGGCCGGCGGCTTCATCTCCGCGCCGACCGGGACGGCTCCCGACGCCCACGCCGCACCGATCCCCAAGAACGACGCCGACCACGCCTTCGACGCCGCCACCTGCATCGGCTGCGGCGCGTGCGTGGCGATCTGCCCGAACGGCTCCTCGATGCTCTTCACGGCGGCCAAGGTCACCCACCTGGGCCTCCTGCCGCAGGGCCAGCCGGAGCGCCGCTCGCGGGTCGTCGACATGATCAACCAGCAGGACGCCGAGGGCTTCGGCGGCTGCACCAACATCGGCGACTGCACGGCCGTCTGCCCCAAGGGCATCCCGTTCGAGACCATCAGCCGCCTGAACCGCGACCTGCTCGGCTCGCTGGCCCGCGGGCGCGACTGA
- the rplS gene encoding 50S ribosomal protein L19, translating to MSKLIDELDRASLRTDVPVFRPGDSVKVHVKVVEGNRSRVQVFAGVVISRSGDGLRESFTVRKVSFGVGVERTFPVHSPIIDKVEIDRRGDVRRAKLYYLRGLRGKAAKIKEKRDA from the coding sequence ATGAGCAAGCTGATCGACGAGCTCGACCGCGCCTCGCTGCGCACCGACGTCCCGGTCTTCCGCCCCGGCGACTCCGTCAAGGTGCACGTGAAGGTCGTCGAGGGCAACCGCTCCCGCGTGCAGGTCTTCGCCGGCGTCGTCATCTCCCGCTCCGGCGACGGGCTCCGCGAGTCCTTCACGGTCCGCAAGGTGAGCTTCGGCGTGGGTGTCGAGCGCACCTTCCCGGTGCACTCCCCGATCATCGACAAGGTCGAGATCGACCGCCGCGGCGACGTGCGACGCGCCAAGCTCTACTACCTCCGTGGTCTGCGCGGCAAGGCTGCCAAGATCAAGGAGAAGCGCGACGCCTGA
- the lepB gene encoding signal peptidase I, whose protein sequence is MTSTEPKTGREVRAHHVAGLVFLKELVFVVVGAIIVSSLLRAFVGQMFIIPSDSMQNTLLQGDRVVVQKITDFHRGNVVVFKDPADWLGDEPTEDPTVKDRILEFIGVPTASSPGHLIKRVIGMPGDTVVCCDDSGRVTVNGQALDETSYLYTAPDGVQVAPSDVKFTVVVPRDRIFVMGDHRDLSADSRCHLSDVSTQGRGQTAFVPVSDVVGPAFAIVSPFDRATRLRIPATFADVPAPSEPAPERGEIEPAGVSC, encoded by the coding sequence ATGACGAGCACGGAGCCGAAGACCGGACGCGAGGTCCGGGCCCACCACGTCGCGGGCCTGGTGTTCCTCAAGGAGCTCGTGTTCGTCGTCGTCGGCGCGATCATCGTCAGCTCGCTGCTGCGGGCGTTCGTCGGGCAGATGTTCATCATCCCGTCGGACTCGATGCAGAACACCCTGCTGCAGGGTGACCGCGTCGTCGTGCAGAAGATCACCGACTTCCACCGCGGCAACGTGGTGGTGTTCAAGGACCCGGCGGACTGGCTGGGCGACGAGCCGACCGAGGACCCGACGGTCAAGGACCGCATCCTCGAGTTCATCGGCGTCCCGACGGCCAGCTCGCCCGGTCACCTGATCAAGCGGGTGATCGGCATGCCCGGCGACACCGTGGTGTGCTGCGACGACTCGGGCCGGGTGACGGTCAACGGTCAGGCGCTGGACGAGACGTCGTACCTCTACACGGCGCCGGACGGGGTGCAGGTCGCCCCGTCGGACGTGAAGTTCACGGTGGTGGTCCCGCGCGACCGCATCTTCGTCATGGGCGACCACCGCGACCTGAGCGCCGACTCGCGCTGCCACCTCTCCGACGTCTCGACCCAGGGACGCGGGCAGACGGCCTTCGTCCCGGTCTCCGACGTCGTCGGGCCGGCGTTCGCCATCGTGTCGCCGTTCGACCGGGCCACCCGGCTCCGCATCCCGGCGACGTTCGCCGACGTGCCCGCCCCCTCGGAGCCCGCACCCGAGCGGGGCGAGATCGAGCCTGCGGGCGTCAGCTGTTGA
- a CDS encoding ribonuclease HII, which yields MSTSTVGQLAGVPEPGSIRLRRDSGLYGYERALHRAGLDPVAGADEAGRGACAGPLVAGAVILGETKARRIEGLRDSKLLTVAARERLYDEIIRKAVSWSVVAVPPEECDRLGMHVANLAALRRALVRLDVAPTYVLTDGFSVDGLGVPGLAVWKGDRVAACVAAASIVAKVTRDRIMAELHGTYPDYAFDVHKGYCTPLHQERLDAYGPSPTHRRRFVNVRRAARVGEVLEQDDGQEQDEQGARAS from the coding sequence TTGAGCACGTCCACGGTGGGTCAGCTCGCCGGGGTCCCCGAGCCGGGCAGCATCAGGCTCCGGCGCGACAGCGGCCTGTACGGCTACGAGCGCGCGCTGCACCGGGCCGGGCTCGACCCGGTGGCCGGGGCCGACGAGGCCGGGCGCGGCGCCTGCGCCGGCCCACTCGTCGCCGGAGCGGTGATCCTCGGCGAGACCAAGGCCCGGCGCATCGAGGGGCTGCGGGACTCCAAGCTCCTCACCGTGGCCGCCCGGGAGCGGCTCTACGACGAGATCATCCGTAAGGCCGTCTCCTGGTCGGTCGTCGCCGTGCCCCCCGAGGAGTGCGACCGCCTCGGCATGCACGTCGCCAACCTCGCAGCCCTGCGGCGGGCGCTCGTCCGCCTCGACGTGGCGCCCACGTACGTCCTGACCGACGGCTTCAGCGTCGACGGTCTGGGCGTGCCCGGGCTCGCGGTGTGGAAGGGCGACCGCGTCGCGGCCTGCGTCGCCGCCGCCTCGATCGTCGCCAAGGTCACGCGCGACCGGATCATGGCCGAGCTGCACGGCACCTACCCCGACTACGCCTTCGACGTCCACAAGGGCTACTGCACGCCGCTGCACCAGGAGCGCCTCGACGCGTACGGGCCCTCGCCCACGCACCGGCGCCGGTTCGTCAACGTGCGGCGGGCGGCTAGGGTCGGTGAGGTCCTCGAGCAGGACGACGGGCAGGAGCAGGACGAGCAGGGAGCCAGGGCCTCATGA
- a CDS encoding DUF2469 domain-containing protein produces MSAEDLEQYESDLELQLYREYKDVVGIFTYAVETERRFYLCNAVDLKVRTEGGDVYYEVSMGDAWVWDMYRPARFVKSAKVLTFRDVSIEEIAHSDLQVPKSVTGG; encoded by the coding sequence ATGAGCGCGGAAGACCTCGAGCAGTACGAGAGCGACCTGGAGCTCCAGCTCTACCGCGAGTACAAGGACGTCGTCGGCATCTTCACCTACGCCGTCGAGACCGAGCGCCGCTTCTACCTCTGCAACGCCGTCGACCTCAAGGTGCGCACCGAGGGCGGCGACGTCTACTACGAGGTCTCCATGGGCGACGCCTGGGTCTGGGACATGTACCGCCCCGCCCGGTTCGTCAAGAGCGCCAAGGTGCTCACCTTCCGCGACGTCTCCATCGAGGAGATCGCGCACTCCGACCTCCAGGTCCCCAAGAGCGTCACCGGCGGCTGA
- a CDS encoding YraN family protein gives MEQGRQAVGRRGEDLAVAELQRQGMEVLARNWRCGRIGEVDVVALDRTGAVPTVVVCEVKCRTGLGFGHPLEAITWAKLRTLRQLAAEWVRDHPTGPVRVRIDAIGVVLRPGHDAQLTHARGVG, from the coding sequence ATGGAGCAGGGACGACAGGCGGTCGGGCGGCGCGGGGAGGACCTCGCGGTCGCCGAGCTGCAGCGGCAGGGCATGGAGGTGCTGGCGCGCAACTGGCGCTGCGGCCGGATCGGCGAGGTCGACGTGGTCGCGCTCGACCGCACGGGCGCGGTGCCCACGGTCGTGGTGTGCGAGGTCAAGTGCCGTACGGGGCTGGGGTTCGGGCACCCGCTGGAGGCGATCACGTGGGCCAAGCTGCGCACGCTGCGCCAGCTGGCGGCGGAGTGGGTGCGTGACCACCCGACCGGACCCGTCCGGGTGCGCATCGACGCCATCGGCGTGGTGCTGCGGCCCGGGCACGACGCGCAGCTGACGCACGCGCGCGGGGTGGGCTGA
- a CDS encoding YifB family Mg chelatase-like AAA ATPase has protein sequence MMLASTWSVALVGVEGRMVQVEADIGGGLPRTVLVGLPDTALYQSRDRCKAAVTNSGHTWPVALLTINLSPATLPKAGSHYDLAIAAAVLAASGVIPLEALSRTALLGELGLDGRLRPVPGVLPATIAAARAGFTRVVVPLRQAAEASLVDGVDVLGLASLSQLVAELRGEPVPLVDPVELSVVAAPGDRLGALDLADVVGQEEAKWALEVAAAGRHHMFLHGPPGAGKTMLACRLPGLLPDLEPVDALEVSAVHSLAGFDLSGGLVARPPYVDPHHSASVASIVGGGPRVARPGAISCAHRGVLFLDEAPEFAPQVLDALRTPLESGTVSIARSELNARFPAAFQLVLAANPCPCGMAATPGAECTCAPASVRRYAEKISGPVRDRVDIVQTFLPLRRSHLRAGSDGEPSLRVAERVREARGRQRARLAGTPWRTNGEVPGPHLRRHLPPPHGAQLAWDALDRGRLSARGVDKVFRLAWTVADLAGRDRPSRDDTALAVAMRRGEQPGTLAREVG, from the coding sequence CTGATGCTCGCGAGCACGTGGTCGGTCGCCCTCGTCGGCGTGGAGGGCCGGATGGTCCAGGTCGAGGCCGACATCGGCGGCGGGCTGCCGCGCACGGTGCTGGTCGGTCTGCCCGACACCGCGCTGTACCAGTCGCGGGACCGGTGCAAGGCGGCCGTGACCAACTCCGGCCACACCTGGCCGGTCGCGCTGCTGACCATCAACCTGTCGCCGGCGACGCTGCCGAAGGCAGGCAGCCACTACGACCTGGCCATCGCGGCCGCGGTGCTCGCCGCCTCGGGCGTGATCCCCCTGGAGGCGCTCAGCCGGACGGCGCTGCTGGGAGAGCTCGGCCTCGACGGGCGCCTGCGTCCGGTTCCCGGCGTCCTGCCGGCGACGATCGCGGCGGCGAGGGCCGGCTTCACCCGGGTCGTCGTGCCGCTGCGCCAGGCCGCCGAGGCGAGCCTGGTCGACGGCGTCGACGTCCTCGGGCTGGCGTCGCTCAGCCAGCTCGTGGCCGAGCTGCGCGGTGAACCGGTGCCGCTCGTCGACCCGGTCGAGCTCAGCGTGGTCGCTGCGCCTGGCGACCGGCTCGGCGCCCTCGACCTGGCCGACGTCGTCGGCCAGGAGGAGGCCAAGTGGGCGCTGGAGGTCGCGGCCGCCGGGCGGCACCACATGTTCCTGCACGGACCTCCGGGCGCGGGCAAGACGATGCTCGCGTGCCGGCTGCCCGGCCTGCTGCCCGACCTCGAGCCGGTCGACGCGCTCGAGGTGTCGGCGGTGCACTCGCTCGCCGGCTTCGACCTGAGCGGCGGGCTGGTCGCCCGACCGCCGTACGTCGACCCGCACCACTCGGCCAGCGTTGCGAGCATCGTCGGGGGCGGTCCCCGGGTCGCCCGCCCGGGAGCCATCTCGTGCGCCCACCGTGGCGTGCTCTTCCTGGACGAGGCCCCGGAGTTCGCACCGCAGGTCCTCGACGCGCTGCGGACCCCGCTCGAGTCGGGGACGGTGAGCATCGCCCGCAGCGAGCTCAACGCCCGGTTCCCGGCGGCGTTCCAGCTCGTCCTCGCGGCCAACCCCTGCCCGTGCGGCATGGCGGCCACACCCGGCGCCGAGTGCACCTGCGCCCCGGCGTCCGTGCGGCGCTACGCGGAGAAGATCTCCGGGCCGGTGCGCGACCGGGTCGACATCGTCCAGACCTTCCTGCCGCTACGACGCTCGCACCTGAGGGCGGGCTCGGACGGCGAGCCGTCGCTACGGGTCGCCGAGCGGGTGCGGGAGGCGCGGGGGCGGCAGCGGGCCCGCCTGGCCGGGACGCCGTGGAGGACGAACGGCGAGGTCCCCGGTCCGCACCTGCGTCGCCACCTGCCGCCGCCGCACGGCGCGCAGCTGGCCTGGGACGCCCTCGACCGCGGTCGGCTCAGCGCCCGGGGTGTCGACAAGGTGTTCCGCCTGGCCTGGACGGTCGCGGACCTGGCTGGTCGGGACCGGCCGAGCCGGGACGACACCGCGCTCGCGGTGGCCATGCGCCGCGGCGAGCAGCCCGGGACTCTCGCCCGGGAGGTCGGGTGA
- the dprA gene encoding DNA-processing protein DprA, with translation MSTAAAALGDRDARLALGAVTDAGEPSVSALVAAVGPAAAWEAVLEGGLGELVAARARHLDLDQEREAYGTSDARFVVPGDEEWPDRLDDLAEVDAVQRRGGVPLGLWLRGPGHLRTLVERSVAVVGSRAATAYGNGVAADLASDLADAGVTVVSGGAFGIDAAAHRGALAVGGPTVGVVANGVDVAYPPGNARIFEGLAARHLVVSELPPGSHPTRVRFLARNRLIAALTLGTVVVEAALRSGARNTAGWASSLGRTLMAVPGPVHSAASVGPHLMVRQGQAVLVTRADEVLELVSAAGEHLLGHEQGPDRRTDALDVAQLGVFEALSARRWRTPGEIASTAGVRVPVCLAALTELESRGLAVGDARGWRATPRGPA, from the coding sequence GTGAGCACGGCGGCCGCCGCGCTGGGCGACCGGGACGCCCGCCTCGCTCTCGGGGCCGTCACCGATGCGGGGGAGCCCTCGGTGAGCGCCCTGGTCGCGGCCGTCGGTCCGGCCGCAGCCTGGGAGGCGGTGCTCGAGGGTGGGCTCGGCGAGCTGGTGGCCGCGCGCGCCCGGCACCTCGACCTCGACCAGGAGCGAGAGGCGTACGGCACCTCGGACGCCCGCTTCGTGGTCCCGGGCGACGAGGAGTGGCCCGACCGTCTCGACGACCTCGCCGAGGTCGACGCGGTGCAGCGCCGGGGCGGGGTGCCCTTGGGGCTCTGGCTCCGCGGACCCGGGCACCTGCGGACCCTGGTCGAGCGGTCGGTGGCGGTCGTCGGATCCCGGGCGGCGACCGCGTACGGCAACGGGGTCGCGGCAGACCTGGCGTCCGACCTCGCGGACGCGGGCGTGACCGTCGTCTCCGGCGGAGCCTTCGGTATCGATGCGGCCGCGCACCGCGGCGCCCTCGCCGTCGGTGGCCCGACCGTCGGCGTCGTGGCCAACGGGGTGGACGTGGCCTACCCGCCGGGCAACGCGCGGATCTTCGAGGGGCTCGCCGCGCGGCACCTCGTCGTGTCCGAGCTCCCGCCCGGCTCGCACCCGACCCGGGTCCGGTTCCTCGCGCGCAACCGGCTCATCGCGGCGCTCACGCTCGGCACCGTGGTGGTCGAGGCGGCGCTGCGCTCGGGGGCGCGGAACACCGCCGGCTGGGCCTCCTCGCTCGGGCGCACCCTCATGGCCGTGCCGGGCCCGGTGCACTCGGCGGCGTCGGTGGGCCCGCACCTGATGGTGCGTCAGGGCCAGGCCGTGCTCGTCACCCGCGCCGACGAGGTGCTCGAGCTCGTCTCGGCGGCCGGGGAGCACCTCCTGGGCCACGAGCAGGGGCCGGACCGGCGGACCGACGCCCTCGACGTCGCGCAGCTGGGCGTCTTCGAGGCACTGTCCGCGCGGCGGTGGCGCACGCCGGGCGAGATCGCGTCGACGGCCGGCGTGCGTGTCCCGGTCTGCCTGGCCGCGCTCACCGAGCTCGAGTCGCGCGGCCTGGCGGTCGGCGACGCGCGCGGCTGGCGGGCCACCCCCCGGGGGCCGGCGTGA
- a CDS encoding penicillin-binding transpeptidase domain-containing protein: MRRGVGLVVLALLAAGCSGGPSPSPPPGTDAARQVAVQLAAALEKKDLKPVAFADAAGPETDAKLQPLVRGMGTVDPEVEVTGVDGSADQASATLAYRWAFPGVAQPWTYDTTVTLRRQDGTWRPVWSPTLLEPGLDGSNRLTQRRLQPDRGELLGEDGDPVVTSRPVVRIGLDKANLPSADQERSARRLAKLVDISADPYVERVERAGPQAFVPAITFRAKDSRRPTNKEVFAIRGALPVQDEAMLAPTSGFASALLGQVGDATAEVVEASDGAVTDGDQVGLSGLQKRYDEQMRGTPGVRVEHAAATAASASPSPEPGEDPSGDPTAEPTPAAEAPLFEVDPVAGKPLETTLNVGLQELAERSLAKNDGAASLVAVRPSTGAVLAVANNAATDGQPVANAGQVQPGSTFKVVSALALLRAGLKPSSPVSCPRTVTVDGRTYENYDDYPASKLGRIDLATAFAQSCNTAFIGQRDELGKSDLRSAAASLGVGTDYDVGFPAYFGSVPTGGDANVRAEAIFGQGKDQVSPLAMALVAASVEGGRTVLPTLVAGQKPASTAKPLSASEAAALKSLMRGVVTEGSGARLARLDGPAVIAKTGTAEYGARTPPRTHAWMIAAQGDLAVAVYVQDGSSGSGTAGPLLESFLRGAR, encoded by the coding sequence GTGCGAAGAGGCGTCGGGCTGGTCGTGCTCGCCCTGCTGGCTGCTGGGTGCAGCGGCGGCCCCTCCCCCTCGCCCCCGCCGGGCACCGACGCCGCCCGCCAGGTGGCCGTCCAGCTCGCCGCGGCGCTGGAGAAGAAGGACCTGAAGCCGGTCGCCTTCGCCGACGCCGCAGGACCCGAGACCGACGCGAAGCTGCAGCCGCTCGTCCGCGGGATGGGCACCGTCGACCCCGAGGTCGAGGTCACGGGCGTCGACGGTTCCGCCGACCAGGCGAGCGCCACCCTCGCCTACCGCTGGGCCTTCCCCGGGGTCGCCCAGCCCTGGACCTACGACACCACGGTGACCCTGCGACGCCAGGACGGGACGTGGCGGCCGGTCTGGTCCCCCACGCTCCTGGAGCCGGGACTCGACGGCAGCAACCGCCTCACCCAGCGCCGCCTGCAGCCGGACCGGGGCGAGCTCCTCGGCGAGGACGGCGACCCGGTGGTCACGAGCCGTCCTGTCGTCCGCATCGGCCTGGACAAGGCGAACCTCCCGTCGGCGGACCAGGAGCGCTCGGCGCGACGCCTCGCCAAGCTCGTCGACATCTCGGCGGACCCCTACGTCGAGCGCGTCGAGCGCGCGGGCCCGCAGGCCTTCGTCCCCGCGATCACCTTCCGTGCCAAGGACTCCCGCCGACCGACGAACAAGGAGGTCTTCGCCATCCGCGGCGCCCTGCCCGTGCAGGACGAGGCGATGCTGGCGCCGACGTCCGGCTTCGCCTCGGCGCTGCTCGGGCAGGTCGGTGACGCCACGGCCGAGGTCGTCGAGGCGTCCGACGGTGCCGTCACCGACGGCGACCAGGTGGGCCTCAGCGGTCTGCAGAAGCGCTACGACGAGCAGATGCGCGGGACGCCCGGTGTCCGGGTCGAGCACGCCGCGGCCACGGCGGCGAGCGCATCGCCGAGCCCCGAGCCCGGCGAGGACCCCAGCGGCGACCCCACGGCCGAACCGACGCCCGCGGCCGAGGCCCCGCTCTTCGAGGTCGACCCGGTCGCCGGCAAGCCTCTGGAGACGACGCTGAACGTCGGCCTCCAGGAGCTGGCCGAGCGCTCCCTGGCGAAGAACGACGGCGCCGCGTCCCTCGTCGCCGTCCGGCCCTCGACGGGGGCCGTGCTGGCGGTGGCGAACAACGCCGCGACCGACGGGCAGCCGGTGGCGAACGCCGGCCAGGTCCAGCCCGGGTCGACCTTCAAGGTGGTGTCGGCGCTCGCCCTCCTCCGCGCGGGGCTGAAGCCGTCGTCGCCGGTCTCCTGCCCGAGGACCGTCACGGTCGACGGGCGGACGTACGAGAACTACGACGACTACCCCGCCTCGAAGCTCGGCCGCATCGACCTGGCCACGGCCTTCGCCCAGTCGTGCAACACCGCGTTCATCGGTCAGCGCGACGAGCTCGGGAAGAGCGATCTCCGCAGCGCGGCCGCCTCGCTCGGCGTGGGCACCGACTACGACGTCGGCTTCCCCGCCTACTTCGGCTCCGTCCCGACCGGCGGGGACGCGAACGTCCGCGCCGAGGCGATCTTCGGGCAGGGCAAGGACCAGGTCTCGCCGCTCGCCATGGCGCTCGTGGCCGCGAGCGTCGAGGGCGGACGGACGGTGCTGCCCACGCTCGTCGCCGGTCAGAAGCCGGCGTCCACCGCGAAGCCGCTCAGCGCCTCCGAGGCCGCCGCCCTGAAGTCCCTGATGCGGGGCGTCGTCACCGAGGGGAGCGGCGCCCGCCTGGCCCGCCTGGACGGACCCGCGGTCATCGCCAAGACCGGGACCGCGGAGTACGGCGCCCGGACCCCGCCCCGCACGCACGCCTGGATGATCGCGGCGCAGGGCGACCTCGCCGTCGCCGTCTACGTCCAGGACGGCTCCTCGGGCTCCGGCACGGCCGGCCCGCTGCTCGAGAGCTTCCTGCGCGGCGCCCGGTAG
- a CDS encoding GNAT family N-acetyltransferase encodes MSDDVQTTRDDERSRYEGRIDGQVVTVLDFVRQGDVLTLTHTGTEPAFRGRGLASTVTGAALDDVRSRGEKVRPSCPFAVDFLDAHPEYADLRV; translated from the coding sequence ATGAGCGACGACGTGCAGACCACCCGCGACGACGAGCGGTCGCGCTACGAGGGACGCATCGACGGCCAGGTCGTCACCGTGCTGGACTTCGTCCGCCAGGGCGACGTGCTCACCCTCACCCACACCGGCACCGAACCCGCCTTCCGCGGGCGCGGTCTCGCGAGCACCGTGACGGGCGCGGCCCTCGACGACGTCCGCAGTCGCGGCGAGAAGGTCCGGCCCTCCTGCCCGTTCGCCGTGGACTTCCTCGACGCGCACCCGGAGTACGCCGACCTGCGCGTGTGA
- a CDS encoding GNAT family N-acetyltransferase produces MTAGWFDAPPLRTPRLRLEALRLTDAPALLEALGTSAERDEVLAHLRLPPVVDLRTAYAVVAAALTDPDRVPYAQRLADGTFVGTTSFYEIAPAVRALAIGHTWVARPWWRTFVNTESKLALLARAFEDLGAERVVWHTDIRNVRSQQAIARLGAQREGVLRHHRIRRDGSWRDTVQFAMLAEEWPSARDRLLERLAGRQDGVMNPGGAA; encoded by the coding sequence GTGACCGCCGGCTGGTTCGACGCGCCGCCGCTGCGCACCCCGCGCCTCCGGCTCGAGGCGCTGCGGCTGACCGACGCGCCCGCCCTGCTCGAGGCACTGGGCACGTCGGCCGAGCGCGACGAGGTCCTCGCCCACCTGCGGCTGCCACCGGTGGTCGACCTCCGCACCGCGTACGCGGTGGTCGCGGCGGCGCTCACCGACCCCGACCGGGTGCCGTACGCCCAGCGCCTCGCGGACGGCACCTTCGTGGGCACGACCTCGTTCTACGAGATCGCCCCGGCGGTCCGCGCGCTGGCGATCGGCCACACCTGGGTCGCACGACCGTGGTGGCGGACGTTCGTCAACACCGAGTCCAAGCTGGCCCTGCTCGCACGGGCCTTCGAGGACCTCGGGGCCGAGCGCGTGGTCTGGCACACCGACATCCGCAACGTCCGCTCGCAGCAGGCGATCGCCCGCCTCGGCGCGCAGCGGGAGGGGGTCCTTCGCCACCACCGGATCCGCCGCGACGGCAGCTGGCGCGACACGGTGCAGTTCGCGATGCTCGCCGAGGAGTGGCCGTCGGCGCGCGACCGGCTGCTCGAGCGCCTGGCCGGGCGGCAGGATGGCGTCATGAATCCAGGAGGAGCCGCATGA
- a CDS encoding methyltransferase domain-containing protein, with translation MPSWDAEVYSAFADERSRPFADLLARVGAVAPERVVDLGCGPGPLTAGLARRWPDAEVTGVDSSRAMIEAAEPHRGPRVGFVLADLADLPAWRPPHPVDVVVSNAALQWVPGHRGLLPGLVGCLAEDGWLAFQVPGNHDAPSHRALRAVAAEEPFAGHPAGVTRTAVAEPADYLADLAGLGCRVDAWETTYLHVLTGPDPVLRWLQGTGARPYLDALPEDLRPAFTEALGARLREAYPPTGVGTVLPFRRLFVAAQRSPGPAGAGS, from the coding sequence ATGCCGAGCTGGGACGCCGAGGTCTACTCGGCCTTCGCCGACGAGCGGTCGCGGCCCTTCGCCGACCTCCTCGCCCGGGTGGGCGCCGTGGCGCCCGAGCGGGTCGTGGACCTGGGCTGCGGGCCCGGCCCGCTGACCGCCGGCCTCGCCCGACGCTGGCCGGACGCCGAGGTCACGGGCGTCGACTCCTCGCGCGCGATGATCGAGGCGGCGGAACCCCACCGAGGTCCGCGGGTCGGCTTCGTCCTGGCCGACCTCGCCGACCTCCCCGCGTGGCGACCGCCGCACCCCGTGGACGTGGTCGTGAGCAACGCGGCGCTGCAGTGGGTGCCCGGGCACCGCGGCCTGCTGCCCGGGCTGGTCGGCTGCCTCGCCGAGGACGGGTGGCTCGCCTTCCAGGTGCCCGGCAACCACGACGCCCCCAGCCACCGGGCGCTGCGCGCGGTCGCGGCGGAGGAGCCGTTCGCCGGGCACCCCGCCGGCGTGACGCGTACGGCCGTCGCCGAGCCGGCCGACTACCTCGCCGACCTCGCCGGCCTCGGCTGCCGGGTCGACGCGTGGGAGACGACCTACCTGCACGTGCTCACCGGCCCGGACCCGGTGCTGCGCTGGCTGCAGGGCACCGGCGCCCGCCCGTACCTCGACGCCCTGCCCGAGGACCTGCGACCCGCCTTCACCGAGGCCCTCGGTGCCCGGCTCCGCGAGGCGTACCCGCCGACGGGCGTCGGCACCGTGCTCCCCTTCCGCCGTCTGTTCGTCGCCGCCCAGCGCTCCCCGGGCCCTGCGGGAGCGGGCTCGTGA